The following are encoded in a window of Passer domesticus isolate bPasDom1 chromosome 30, bPasDom1.hap1, whole genome shotgun sequence genomic DNA:
- the LOC135287579 gene encoding olfactory receptor 14J1-like: MCYDRYVSICKPLHYGTLLGSRACAHMAAAAWASGFLTALMHTANTFSLPLCHGNALDQFFCEIPQILKLSCSKSLLRELWLLVVAGSLSLCCFVFIVFSYVQIFRAVLRIPSEQGRHKAFSTCLPHLAVVSLFVSTAVFAYLKPPSMSSPSLDLALSILYSVVPPALNPLIYSLRNQELKAMVWTLMTEWFRKH, from the coding sequence atgtgctacgaccgctacgtgtccatctgcaaacccctgcactacgggaccctcctgggcagcagagcttgtgcccacatggcagcagctgcctgggccagtggctttctcactgctctcatgcacacggccaatacattttccctgcccctgtgccatggcaatgccctggaccagttcttctgtgaaatcccacagatcctcaaactctcctgctccaaatccctCCTCAGGGAACTTTGGCTTCTTGTGGTTGCTGGTAGTTTATCActgtgttgttttgtgttcattgttttctcctatgtgcagatcttcagggctgtgctgaggatcccctctgagcagggacggcacaaagccttttccacctgcctccctcacctggctgtggtctccctCTTTGtcagcactgcagtgtttgcctacctgaagcccccctccatgtcctccccatccctggatctggccctgtcaatcctgtactcagtggtgcctccagccctgaaccccctcatctacagcctgaggaaccaggagctgaaggctATGGTTTGGACACTCATGACTGAATGGTTTCGGAAACACTAA